A genomic window from Desulfonatronovibrio magnus includes:
- a CDS encoding heme lyase CcmF/NrfE family subunit, whose protein sequence is MQYIGFFILLISLLIYVVMGLFFFWEALRTNEKDRLRSLAWMEKSHIAAFMIITLASLILLQAFWLRDYSFSYVFRHSDDFLPMVYRVSAFWAGQAGSMLFWLWIMALMGFIWIYSPVYKSLPERTKGYFWGFFFMIQAFFLLMLTGPSNPFEILDPVPMSGRGLNPLLQNVGMIFHPPMTFLGYAGFTIPACLALAGWVTGDQRSWLFQSRNWVLFAWVMLTGGGILLGGWWAYMELGWGGYWAWDPVENASLIPWLVSTAFLHTAMIGKQRNTLHRSNLILICMSLITCFFATFLVRSNVIDSLHTFGGTGVGVPLVSLIGVSLIFTFFVALTGKSDKSAVDDFWSKQGLMIVTTWLLLALAVIVAMGTMWPVISRIWTDSPIGLGPDFYNRVCLPVFTLMAIILCICPWYNWKSGVKDKNSLIIVGIVFVCTMIGLWIGGIRVIMPVVAAAAGVAGMLSAFMYIILTPQVRKRRVGWNVYLLHLGVAMIVFGVAFSGPFQDSREFVIPKGERVTMQNYEFHYIEFEEILSPGLAIYEARLVAYKDGREIGMLTPQRKLFHNFDSPYAEVSVIPTLGNELYSTILAFNQEKTITVKINITPLVNWIWIGSIIVCVAGLLIMSRVRVRKVQEMESA, encoded by the coding sequence ATGCAATATATCGGTTTTTTTATTTTACTCATATCTTTGTTGATATACGTTGTCATGGGGCTGTTTTTTTTCTGGGAAGCACTACGCACTAATGAAAAAGATCGCTTGCGGTCTCTGGCCTGGATGGAGAAGAGTCACATAGCGGCCTTTATGATTATTACTCTGGCCTCGCTCATTCTTTTGCAGGCCTTCTGGCTACGCGATTATTCATTTTCCTATGTATTTCGTCATTCTGATGATTTTCTGCCCATGGTATACAGAGTGTCAGCCTTTTGGGCCGGTCAGGCCGGATCAATGCTATTTTGGCTTTGGATAATGGCTCTGATGGGATTTATATGGATATATTCCCCTGTTTACAAAAGCTTACCAGAACGTACCAAGGGCTATTTCTGGGGTTTTTTCTTTATGATTCAAGCCTTTTTCCTATTGATGCTCACTGGACCCAGCAACCCTTTTGAAATTTTAGACCCGGTTCCCATGTCCGGTCGCGGGTTAAATCCTCTTTTACAAAATGTGGGCATGATTTTTCATCCTCCAATGACATTTCTGGGATATGCTGGTTTTACCATTCCAGCCTGTCTGGCTCTGGCTGGATGGGTAACTGGAGATCAACGTTCATGGCTTTTTCAAAGCCGAAACTGGGTTCTATTTGCCTGGGTCATGCTGACCGGAGGAGGCATTTTGCTTGGTGGCTGGTGGGCATATATGGAGCTTGGATGGGGAGGATACTGGGCATGGGATCCAGTTGAAAATGCCTCACTTATTCCCTGGCTGGTCAGCACAGCTTTTTTGCATACAGCAATGATAGGCAAGCAACGCAATACTTTGCACCGTTCCAATCTGATCTTGATCTGCATGAGCCTTATCACATGTTTTTTTGCTACTTTTCTGGTAAGAAGCAATGTAATTGACTCTTTGCATACCTTTGGCGGAACCGGTGTGGGTGTCCCGCTGGTGTCTCTTATTGGCGTGAGCCTGATTTTTACATTTTTTGTAGCACTAACAGGAAAAAGCGACAAGAGTGCGGTTGATGATTTCTGGAGCAAACAGGGATTGATGATTGTCACAACATGGCTGCTGCTTGCACTGGCAGTAATTGTTGCCATGGGTACCATGTGGCCTGTTATATCCAGGATCTGGACCGACAGCCCCATAGGCTTAGGTCCGGATTTCTACAACAGGGTATGCCTGCCTGTATTTACTTTAATGGCGATTATCCTATGTATCTGTCCCTGGTATAACTGGAAAAGCGGAGTTAAGGATAAAAACAGCTTGATCATCGTCGGGATAGTCTTTGTGTGTACGATGATTGGTCTGTGGATCGGTGGAATACGAGTAATCATGCCGGTAGTAGCCGCTGCTGCAGGTGTAGCCGGAATGCTTTCTGCTTTTATGTATATTATTCTGACTCCTCAGGTCAGAAAAAGAAGAGTTGGATGGAATGTTTATTTGCTTCACCTCGGTGTGGCCATGATTGTCTTTGGGGTTGCTTTTTCCGGACCTTTTCAGGACAGCAGAGAATTTGTAATTCCCAAAGGGGAACGAGTGACCATGCAGAACTACGAGTTTCACTATATTGAATTTGAAGAGATACTGTCTCCGGGGTTAGCCATCTATGAGGCCCGCCTTGTTGCTTACAAAGATGGCAGGGAAATTGGCATGCTCACCCCTCAACGCAAACTTTTTCACAACTTTGATTCACCTTACGCTGAGGTGTCGGTTATACCTACTCTTGGCAATGAGCTGTACTCAACCATCCTTGCTTTCAATCAGGAAAAAACCATTACAGTAAAAATAAATATAACACCTCTGGTGAACTGGATATGGATTGGAAGTATAATTGTCTGTGTAGCCGGTTTATTAATTATGAGCAGAGTAAGGGTGCGTAAGGTTCAGGAGATGGAGTCAGCTTAG
- a CDS encoding cytochrome c maturation protein CcmE: MTRKKSPKMMYLVAFCLIFSGVGYLIVTSISQNSTYFLEVSEALAMDVDRLDRARLFGMVGQADLERDADALGVTFNLHDKEDARQIIRVRYTGAIPDLFAPGVEVIVEGGINSGENMFMASTLMTKCASKYEADGGYQAGEHPDSVPY, from the coding sequence ATGACTCGCAAAAAAAGCCCCAAAATGATGTATCTTGTGGCCTTCTGTCTGATTTTTTCAGGTGTAGGCTATTTGATAGTTACCAGTATCAGTCAGAACAGCACCTATTTCCTTGAAGTATCTGAGGCATTGGCCATGGATGTGGACAGGCTTGATCGAGCAAGACTTTTCGGCATGGTGGGCCAGGCTGATCTCGAGCGTGATGCTGACGCACTGGGAGTGACTTTCAACTTGCATGATAAAGAGGATGCCCGTCAGATTATAAGGGTCAGATACACCGGAGCAATCCCGGATCTTTTTGCTCCGGGTGTTGAGGTTATTGTTGAAGGAGGCATAAACTCCGGAGAGAATATGTTTATGGCTTCTACCCTTATGACCAAGTGTGCTTCAAAGTATGAAGCAGATGGCGGTTATCAGGCTGGAGAGCATCCGGACAGTGTCCCTTATTAG
- a CDS encoding hemolysin family protein, whose translation MWELIIAFSLAVIISAFCSIAEAALYSVPWSYIERLKKEKRKAGFVLYNLRSKVDQPIAAILTLNTIANTAGAAVAGAAAAHVFGAQNLVYFTIVFTLTILIFSEIIPKTLGVIYNRKIAILIAEPLRFLVWFLAPIIYICRKIISLIEKRKHSPGASEEDLLAMISMTRKSGNIKPYEEMSIQNILSLDKKMVKDIMTPRMVIFSLPAHMTVSEARKHKTVWPHSRIPVYENNDPEEIVGVVYRREVLEALANDQNNVRLESLMRPANFVVEIMNLERLLIKFLESRLHLFIVIDEYGGIAGLVTLEDVLEEILGKEIVDETDEVVDMRELARQRRRQLIDKRQQ comes from the coding sequence ATGTGGGAGCTGATAATAGCCTTCTCCCTGGCGGTGATTATTTCAGCATTTTGTTCCATAGCTGAAGCCGCATTGTACTCCGTACCCTGGAGCTACATTGAGAGACTTAAAAAGGAAAAGCGCAAAGCTGGATTTGTGCTCTATAATCTACGTTCAAAAGTAGACCAGCCCATTGCCGCCATCCTCACTCTTAACACCATTGCCAATACGGCAGGTGCGGCAGTCGCCGGTGCAGCAGCGGCTCATGTCTTCGGTGCTCAAAATCTTGTTTATTTTACAATAGTCTTTACTCTTACAATACTTATTTTTTCAGAAATCATTCCCAAAACTCTTGGAGTGATCTACAATCGCAAAATTGCAATTCTCATTGCCGAGCCGCTCAGATTTCTCGTCTGGTTCCTTGCTCCAATTATATATATATGCAGAAAGATTATTTCCCTGATTGAGAAAAGGAAGCACTCTCCAGGAGCCTCGGAAGAAGATTTGCTGGCCATGATCAGCATGACCAGAAAGTCCGGCAACATAAAGCCTTACGAGGAGATGTCCATCCAGAATATTCTTTCGTTAGACAAAAAAATGGTCAAGGATATCATGACACCAAGGATGGTTATTTTTTCCCTCCCGGCGCATATGACTGTTTCTGAAGCAAGAAAGCACAAGACTGTCTGGCCACATAGCCGGATACCAGTATATGAAAACAATGATCCTGAAGAAATTGTTGGAGTCGTCTACAGAAGAGAAGTTCTTGAAGCCCTGGCTAATGATCAGAATAATGTCAGGCTGGAAAGTTTGATGCGTCCGGCAAATTTTGTGGTTGAAATCATGAACCTGGAGCGTTTGCTGATAAAGTTTCTTGAATCACGACTGCATTTATTTATTGTGATTGATGAGTACGGTGGTATTGCCGGTCTGGTCACTCTTGAGGATGTACTTGAAGAAATTTTGGGCAAGGAAATAGTTGACGAGACCGATGAAGTGGTGGATATGCGAGAACTGGCCAGACAGCGCAGACGACAGCTAATCGACAAAAGGCAACAATAA